CCTCGGCCATCTTCTCGCGCAGCGACATCGGGATCTCCCCGAGAATCGGGTCGAGCTCGTTCGCTACGGGCAGCACCTCCTTCGCCACGAAGTCGCGTGCCATCGAGCGGATCTCGATGCGGTCCTCGGTCATGAACGGTTCGTGCGCCACGGCTGCCTCCTGGGTCCGCTACAACCTACGTGGTCGCCGCGTCCCAACATGCGAGAGGTGCGTCCATTTCGGTGTCGGCCTGCTCATATTGGGATGGGGCACCAGGCCGCGTCGGCGTAGACTGCGCTGTGCGGAAGGGACCAGCCCTTGCGCGCAGGATTGAGACCGACGGCCCGCTCTCGACGAGAACCGGGCCGTTTCGTGCGTATGGAGGTGTCGCGGTGGCGCTGGTCGTGCAGAAGTACGGCGGATCGTCTCTGGAGAATGCCGACCGCATCAAGCGGGTGGCCGAGCGGATCGTGGAGACCCGCAAGGCCGGCAACGACGTCGTGGTCGTCTGCTCCGCGATGGGCGACACCACCGACGAGCTCCTCGACCTCGCGACGCAGGTCTCCCCGGTGCCGCCGGCGCGCGAGATGGACATGCTGCTGACCGCCGGTGAGCGCATCTCCAACGCCCTGGTCGCGATGGCGATCAGCAACCTCGGGGCCGAGGCGCGCTCGTTCACCGGGTCGCAGGCCGGGGTGATCACCGACGCCGCGCACGGCAAGGCGAAGATCATCGACGTGACTCCCGGTCGGGTGCGGCAGGCGCTCGACGACGGCGCGATCGCGCTGGTCATGGGCTTCCAGGGCGTCTCGCAGGACACCAAGGAGATCACCACCCTCGGCCGCGGCGGGTCCGACACCACGGCCGTGGCGCTCGCCGCCGGCCTGCAGGCCGACGTCTGCGAGATCTACAGCGACGTCGACGGCGTCTACACGGCCGATCCGCGCATCGTTCCGGACGCCTCGCTGCGCACGCAGGTCTGCTACGAGGAGATGCTCGAGATGGCGGCCTCCGGGGCGAAGATCCTGCACCTGCGCGCCGTCGAGTACGCGCGCGCCAACGACATCCCGCTGCGGGTTCGCTCGTCGTACACCACCGAGCCCGGCACCCTGATCACTGGATACATGGAGGACATCCCGATGGAAGAGGCCATCCTCACCGGCGTCGCGCACGATCGCGGCGAAGCGAAGATCACCGTCGTCGGCGTCGAGGACCAGCCGGGCAGCTCGGGCAAGATCTTCCGCGTCATCGCCGGCACCGAGATCAACATCGACATGGTCGTGCAGAACGTCTCGCAGGTCGGCACCGGCAAGACGGACATCACGTTCACGCTGCCCAAGGGCGACGGCCAGACCGCGATGGAGGCGCTCACCAAGGCGCAGTCCGTCATCGGCTTCGACCGCCTGATGTACGACGACCACATCGGCAAGATCTCGCTCATCGGCGCCGGCATGCGCTCGCATCCGGGGGTCACGGCCACCTTCTGCGAGGCGATCGCCGGTGCCGGCGTCAACATCGAGCTGATCTCGACCTCCGAGATCCGCATCTCCGCGCTCGTGCGGGACGTCGACCTCGACAAGGCCGTCCGGGCGCTGCACGACGCCTTCGAGCTCGGCAGCGACGAGATCGTGGAAGTCCACGCAGGAACGGGACGGTAGCCATCATGGGATTCAACGTTGGAGTGGTCGGCGCGACCGGGCAGGTCGGCGGCGTCATGCGCACGCTGCTCGCCGAGCGCCACTTCCCGATCGAGCGCATCCGG
This window of the Cumulibacter manganitolerans genome carries:
- a CDS encoding aspartate kinase; translated protein: MALVVQKYGGSSLENADRIKRVAERIVETRKAGNDVVVVCSAMGDTTDELLDLATQVSPVPPAREMDMLLTAGERISNALVAMAISNLGAEARSFTGSQAGVITDAAHGKAKIIDVTPGRVRQALDDGAIALVMGFQGVSQDTKEITTLGRGGSDTTAVALAAGLQADVCEIYSDVDGVYTADPRIVPDASLRTQVCYEEMLEMAASGAKILHLRAVEYARANDIPLRVRSSYTTEPGTLITGYMEDIPMEEAILTGVAHDRGEAKITVVGVEDQPGSSGKIFRVIAGTEINIDMVVQNVSQVGTGKTDITFTLPKGDGQTAMEALTKAQSVIGFDRLMYDDHIGKISLIGAGMRSHPGVTATFCEAIAGAGVNIELISTSEIRISALVRDVDLDKAVRALHDAFELGSDEIVEVHAGTGR